One Watersipora subatra chromosome 4, tzWatSuba1.1, whole genome shotgun sequence genomic window carries:
- the LOC137394904 gene encoding tRNA N6-adenosine threonylcarbamoyltransferase-like, translating to MVIAIGFEGSANKIGVGIIKDGEVLSNPRRTYITPPGQGFLPRDTARHHRKVILTVLQEALLEAKISPTDIDVVCYTKGPGMGAPLQCTAVVARTVAQLWGKPIVGVNHCIGHIEMGRLVTGASNPTVLYVSGGNTQVIAYSQQRYRIFGETIDIAVGNCLDRFARVIKLSNDPSPGYNIEQMAKKGEKFLELPYVVKGMDVSFSGLLSFIEEKAESLLNSGKYTAADLCFSLQETVFAMLIEITERAMAHCGSQQVLVVGGVGCNMRLQEMMSIMASERNASLCATDDRYCIDNGAMIAQAGSLMYETGYVTPWMETSITQRFRTDEVLITWRD from the exons ATGGTTATTGCCATTGGATTCGAAGGCAGTGCCAATAAGATAGGAGTTGGAATAATAAAGGATGGGGAAGTGTTATCAAACCCTAGAAGAACATATATCACACCTCCTGGCCAAG GCTTTCTCCCGAGAGACACAGCCAGGCATCACAGAAAGGTCATTCTGACTGTTCTACAAGAGGCCTTGCTCGAGGCTAAGATTAGCCCTACAGATATTGATGTGGTGTGCTATACAAAGGGGCCTGGTATGGGAGCACCTCTTCAATGCACTGCCGTTGTTGCCAGAACTGTGGCTCAATTATGGGGAAAACCCATTGTTGGGGTTAACCATTGCATTGGTC ATATAGAGATGGGGAGACTAGTTACTGGTGCTTCCAACCCTACAGTTCTCTATGTCAGTGGAGGCAATACACAG GTAATAGCTTATTCTCAACAGAGATACAGGATATTTGGAGAGACAATTGATATTGCAGTTGGCAACTGCCTTGACAGATTCGCAAGAGTCATAAAGTTATCAAATGACCCGAGTCCTGGCTATAATATTGAACAGATGGCTAAGAA AGGTGAGAAATTTCTGGAATTGCCATATGTGGTTAAAGGAATGGATGTCTCCTTCTCTGGACTCCTATCTTTCATAGAG GAGAAGGCAGAATCGCTCCTCAACTCGGGCAAGTACACAGCGGCCGATCTCTGCTTCTCTCTCCAGGAGACAGTCTTTGCTATGCTCATAGAGATAACTGAGAGAGCCATGGCTCATTGCGGCTCCCAGCAGGTGCTCGTTGTTGGGGGTGTTGGCTGTAACATGCGCCTACAGGAGATGATGTCAATCATGGCATCAGAGAGAAATGCAAGCCTCTGTGCAACAGATGACCG ATATTGTATTGACAATGGTGCAATGATAGCCCAAGCTGGTTCTCTAATGTATGAAACGGGATATGTTACCCCATGGATGGAAACAAGTATTACACAGAG GTTCAGGACTGATGAGGTATTGATTACGTGGCGAGATTGA
- the LOC137394903 gene encoding synaptic vesicle 2-related protein-like isoform X2: protein MPTAYDMASGDLGTSQPFNISGKVNNSYKSTDRQKDESEETYEIEDAIEMLGYGRFQFRISCIAGLAWTADAGEMMVLAILSPALQCDWGLDAWKLGLITSIVFVGMMMGSSLWGYISDKYGRKFVLVLSSIFTMYFGVLSALSLTFYWLLIFRCLVGFCIAGGGQAVTLYSEYLPSKARAKSIVGIEVFYALGSVYCTTLALAVMPVMGWRWFLGFSAAPLLVFIILAYWMPESMRFNVARGHLDDASKTLKQIASENKTAMPVGRLVVPSKKAERGRLGDLFIPKLRITTLLLWFIWFANTFSYYGIVLLTTELLEIDSDDVCNTILEGSTPPVTCALDCRPLETSNYIELIWTALAEFPGLLLTFFIIDLIGRKFSMGLLFVMFALATALVAVCKGRILLIVFLFAARCFIAGAFQVAFLYATEIYPTNCRSIGLGTCSSLARIGAIITPFVAQVLLQKSIQATIGIYAGVAAAAAVASVFLPIETKGRQLEESH from the exons ATGCCCACAGCATACGACATGGCCAGCGGAGACTTGGGTACCTCTCAGCCCTTTAATATATCTGGTAAAGTGAACAACAGCTACAAGAGCACTGATAGGCAGAAGGATGAGTCGGAAG AAACCTATGAAATTGAAGATGCCATTGAGATGCTCGGCTATGGCAGGTTTCAGTTCAGAATTTCCTGTATTGCTGGTCTTGCTTGG ACTGCTGATGCGGGAGAAATGATGGTGCTTGCCATCCTATCACCAGCTCTGCAGTGTGATTGGGGACTCGATGCGTGGAAACTTGGTCTCATTACCTCTATTGTCTTTGTTGGTATGATGATGGGATCAAGTCTCTGGGGTTACATCTCTGATAAATATGGCCGCAAATTT GTGCTGGTACTCTCTAGCATATTCACCATGTACTTTGGAGTGCTGAGTGCCCTCTCACTCACCTTTTACTGGCTCCTTATATTCAGGTGTCTCGTAGGCTTCTGCATCGCTGGTGGAGGTCAAGC TGTGACACTGTACTCGGAATATCTACCCAGCAAAGCCCGAGCAAAGTCTATTGTTGGCATCGAG GTATTCTATGCACTCGGGTCAGTGTATTGCACGACTTTGGCTCTCGCAGTTATGCCAGTCATGGGTTGGAGGTGGTTCTTGGGTTTTTCAGCAGCCCCACTTCTTGTATTTATTATACTGGCCTAT tgGATGCCGGAGAGCATGCGGTTCAATGTGGCCCGGGGTCACTTGGATGATGCCAGCAAGACGTTGAAACAAATAGCAAGTGAAAACAAAACAGCCATGCCTGTGGGTCGGCTAGTCGTTCCATCCAAG AAAGCTGAGAGAGGTCGACTAGGAGATTTGTTTATACCAAAGCTGAGGATTACCACTCTACTCCTATGGTTTATCTGGTTTGCCAACACCTTTTCATATTATGGTATTGTCCTACTCACCACTGAGTTGCTTGAGATTGACAGCGATGATGTTTGTAACA CTATTCTGGAAGGTTCTACCCCACCAGTTACTTGCGCCCTAGATTGTAGGCCATTGGAAACAAGCAACTATATTGAGCTAATCTGGACAGCTCTGGCAGAATTTCCCG GACTTTTGCTGACATTCTTTATAATCGACTTGATTGGACGAAAGTTCAGCATGGGACTTCTTTTTGTCATGTTTGCTCTGGCCACCGCCTTAGTCGCTGTCTGCAAAGGAAG AATCTTGTTGATTGTCTTCCTGTTCGCTGCAAGGTGCTTTATAGCCGGCGCATTTCAGGTGGCATTCTTATATGCAACTGAG ATATACCCGACTAACTGCAGGTCGATAGGCCTAGGAACTTGCAGCAGTCTCGCAAGGATTGGTGCTATCATCACCCCCTTTGTCGCTCAG GTGCTCCTGCAGAAGTCTATACAAGCCACTATAGGGATATATGCAGGCGTGGCGGCTGCTGCAGCTGTTGCCAGTGTATTTTTGCCCATAGAGACAAAGGGAAGACAACTTGAGGAATCGCATTAA
- the LOC137394903 gene encoding synaptic vesicle 2-related protein-like isoform X1, with the protein MSEDFSPLRSYYKAGTETVRLPGDEDDKLYDVDLAGDDHESVEFDASLRKRTERSKTVNQELMPTAYDMASGDLGTSQPFNISGKVNNSYKSTDRQKDESEETYEIEDAIEMLGYGRFQFRISCIAGLAWTADAGEMMVLAILSPALQCDWGLDAWKLGLITSIVFVGMMMGSSLWGYISDKYGRKFVLVLSSIFTMYFGVLSALSLTFYWLLIFRCLVGFCIAGGGQAVTLYSEYLPSKARAKSIVGIEVFYALGSVYCTTLALAVMPVMGWRWFLGFSAAPLLVFIILAYWMPESMRFNVARGHLDDASKTLKQIASENKTAMPVGRLVVPSKKAERGRLGDLFIPKLRITTLLLWFIWFANTFSYYGIVLLTTELLEIDSDDVCNTILEGSTPPVTCALDCRPLETSNYIELIWTALAEFPGLLLTFFIIDLIGRKFSMGLLFVMFALATALVAVCKGRILLIVFLFAARCFIAGAFQVAFLYATEIYPTNCRSIGLGTCSSLARIGAIITPFVAQVLLQKSIQATIGIYAGVAAAAAVASVFLPIETKGRQLEESH; encoded by the exons TGAAGACTTTTCTCCATTGCGCTCCTATTACAAGGCTGGTACTGAGACTGTGAGGCTGCCTGGTGATGAGGATGACAAGTTGTATGACGTGGATTTAGCTGGTGATGACCACGAATCTGTAGAATTTGACGCTAGCCTTAGAAAGCGCACAGAGCGGAGCAAAACTGTTAACCAGGAACTTATGCCCACAGCATACGACATGGCCAGCGGAGACTTGGGTACCTCTCAGCCCTTTAATATATCTGGTAAAGTGAACAACAGCTACAAGAGCACTGATAGGCAGAAGGATGAGTCGGAAG AAACCTATGAAATTGAAGATGCCATTGAGATGCTCGGCTATGGCAGGTTTCAGTTCAGAATTTCCTGTATTGCTGGTCTTGCTTGG ACTGCTGATGCGGGAGAAATGATGGTGCTTGCCATCCTATCACCAGCTCTGCAGTGTGATTGGGGACTCGATGCGTGGAAACTTGGTCTCATTACCTCTATTGTCTTTGTTGGTATGATGATGGGATCAAGTCTCTGGGGTTACATCTCTGATAAATATGGCCGCAAATTT GTGCTGGTACTCTCTAGCATATTCACCATGTACTTTGGAGTGCTGAGTGCCCTCTCACTCACCTTTTACTGGCTCCTTATATTCAGGTGTCTCGTAGGCTTCTGCATCGCTGGTGGAGGTCAAGC TGTGACACTGTACTCGGAATATCTACCCAGCAAAGCCCGAGCAAAGTCTATTGTTGGCATCGAG GTATTCTATGCACTCGGGTCAGTGTATTGCACGACTTTGGCTCTCGCAGTTATGCCAGTCATGGGTTGGAGGTGGTTCTTGGGTTTTTCAGCAGCCCCACTTCTTGTATTTATTATACTGGCCTAT tgGATGCCGGAGAGCATGCGGTTCAATGTGGCCCGGGGTCACTTGGATGATGCCAGCAAGACGTTGAAACAAATAGCAAGTGAAAACAAAACAGCCATGCCTGTGGGTCGGCTAGTCGTTCCATCCAAG AAAGCTGAGAGAGGTCGACTAGGAGATTTGTTTATACCAAAGCTGAGGATTACCACTCTACTCCTATGGTTTATCTGGTTTGCCAACACCTTTTCATATTATGGTATTGTCCTACTCACCACTGAGTTGCTTGAGATTGACAGCGATGATGTTTGTAACA CTATTCTGGAAGGTTCTACCCCACCAGTTACTTGCGCCCTAGATTGTAGGCCATTGGAAACAAGCAACTATATTGAGCTAATCTGGACAGCTCTGGCAGAATTTCCCG GACTTTTGCTGACATTCTTTATAATCGACTTGATTGGACGAAAGTTCAGCATGGGACTTCTTTTTGTCATGTTTGCTCTGGCCACCGCCTTAGTCGCTGTCTGCAAAGGAAG AATCTTGTTGATTGTCTTCCTGTTCGCTGCAAGGTGCTTTATAGCCGGCGCATTTCAGGTGGCATTCTTATATGCAACTGAG ATATACCCGACTAACTGCAGGTCGATAGGCCTAGGAACTTGCAGCAGTCTCGCAAGGATTGGTGCTATCATCACCCCCTTTGTCGCTCAG GTGCTCCTGCAGAAGTCTATACAAGCCACTATAGGGATATATGCAGGCGTGGCGGCTGCTGCAGCTGTTGCCAGTGTATTTTTGCCCATAGAGACAAAGGGAAGACAACTTGAGGAATCGCATTAA